Proteins encoded within one genomic window of Pararhizobium capsulatum DSM 1112:
- a CDS encoding nuclear transport factor 2 family protein produces MTIDPCALAARFHHAINELDFATIENFFVKDAHYSSGKVGGLAGRDAIMAAFRRYFDEYPDQVAEDSLIEQVSPFAARAVWSLKATSASTGAPFSRRGEETITFNPEGKVINVEVTDYDALA; encoded by the coding sequence ATGACGATCGACCCTTGTGCGCTTGCCGCGCGTTTTCACCATGCGATCAACGAACTCGACTTTGCAACGATCGAGAATTTCTTCGTCAAGGATGCACATTATTCGTCGGGCAAGGTCGGCGGACTTGCGGGTCGCGATGCCATCATGGCTGCCTTCCGGCGTTATTTTGACGAGTATCCGGATCAGGTAGCGGAAGACAGCCTGATCGAGCAGGTCTCGCCTTTTGCCGCGCGCGCCGTCTGGAGCCTGAAGGCGACCAGCGCCTCGACCGGAGCACCCTTCAGCCGACGTGGCGAAGAGACCATCACCTTCAATCCCGAAGGCAAGGTCATTAATGTCGAGGTGACGGATTACGACGCGCTGGCTTAG
- a CDS encoding site-specific DNA-methyltransferase — translation MSFVVSPADISRAARPSGWLDTIIKGDCVAALEALPDNSVDVVFADPPYNLQLGGALTRPDQSLVDAVDDEWDQFVSFDAYDAFTRAWLLACRRVLKPTGTLWVIGSYHNIFRVGATLQDLNFWILNDIIWRKTNPMPNFKGRRFQNAHETLIWASPSAKGKGYTFNYDALKASNDDVQMRSDWLFPICSGGERLKGDDGKKVHPTQKPEALLARILMASTKPGDVVLDPFFGSGTTGAVAKRLGRHFVGIEREQDYIDAAAERIAAVEPLGKATLSVLTGKKAEPRVAFNTLIESGLIKPGTVLTDARRRYSAIVRADGTIASGGDAGSIHRLGAKVQGLDACNGWTFWHYEQGDELKPIDDLRSIIRADMAKLN, via the coding sequence ATGTCCTTTGTTGTTTCGCCGGCCGATATTTCTCGCGCCGCCCGCCCGTCTGGCTGGCTGGATACCATCATCAAGGGCGACTGCGTTGCTGCGCTCGAAGCCCTTCCCGATAACTCCGTCGATGTCGTCTTTGCCGATCCGCCGTACAACCTCCAGCTCGGCGGCGCCCTGACGCGCCCGGACCAGTCGCTGGTCGATGCCGTCGATGACGAATGGGACCAGTTCGTCTCCTTCGATGCCTATGATGCCTTCACGCGCGCCTGGCTGCTCGCCTGCCGCCGCGTCCTGAAACCGACCGGCACGCTCTGGGTCATCGGCTCCTACCACAACATTTTTCGCGTCGGCGCGACCTTGCAGGATTTGAATTTCTGGATCTTGAACGACATCATCTGGCGCAAGACCAACCCGATGCCGAACTTCAAGGGCCGTCGGTTCCAGAACGCCCACGAGACCCTGATCTGGGCCTCCCCCAGTGCCAAGGGCAAAGGCTACACTTTCAACTATGATGCCCTGAAGGCCTCCAATGATGACGTGCAGATGCGCTCCGACTGGCTGTTCCCGATCTGCTCGGGCGGCGAGCGCCTGAAGGGCGACGACGGCAAGAAGGTGCATCCGACCCAGAAGCCGGAAGCGCTTCTCGCCCGCATCCTCATGGCCTCCACCAAGCCGGGCGATGTCGTGCTTGATCCCTTCTTCGGCTCCGGCACGACCGGCGCCGTCGCCAAGCGCCTCGGCCGCCATTTCGTCGGCATCGAGCGGGAGCAGGATTATATTGATGCCGCTGCCGAGCGCATTGCCGCCGTCGAACCGCTCGGCAAGGCGACGCTCTCCGTGCTGACCGGCAAGAAGGCCGAACCGCGCGTTGCCTTCAATACGCTGATCGAAAGCGGCCTGATCAAGCCGGGTACGGTACTGACCGATGCGCGTCGCCGCTACAGCGCCATCGTGCGTGCCGACGGCACCATCGCAAGCGGTGGCGATGCCGGCTCGATCCATCGGCTCGGTGCGAAAGTTCAGGGGCTCGACGCCTGCAATGGCTGGACGTTCTGGCACTACGAGCAAGGTGACGAACTGAAGCCGATCGACGATCTGCGCTCGATCATCCGCGCCGACATGGCCAAACTGAACTGA
- a CDS encoding calcium-binding protein: protein MATIYGTDDDDYIVQNKYVAVKIYAYDGDDDIYLNRTDSYGGNNYVSAGAGYDKVVNYFEGGNDIYLGSGNDLYIADIRAGAKGEYDIVHGGDGNDRFEVDTLNSVYYGDGGNDTFLSVGFDNSFNGGSGIDTISYEMQDDYASQRGKGVTIDLLGKKASTTKGHYEDLISIENATGTNAADNITGSNGRNVLKGRGGSDLLEGLGGDDDLWGGSGNDDLYGGSGADILIGGTGSDYLHGGSGTDTFDFNSVSEIGRGTSRDIIADFHRSEYDVVDLHTIDANTGRSGNQDFSFIGGQSFHSKAGELRFASGILSGDTNGDGRADFEIKMSGVTKMYADDFFL from the coding sequence ATGGCTACCATCTACGGCACCGACGACGACGATTACATCGTCCAGAACAAGTATGTGGCGGTGAAAATCTACGCTTATGACGGCGATGACGACATTTATCTGAACCGCACGGATTCCTACGGCGGCAACAACTATGTCAGCGCCGGAGCAGGCTACGACAAGGTCGTCAACTACTTCGAAGGTGGCAACGACATCTATCTCGGTAGCGGCAACGACCTCTACATTGCCGACATCCGCGCGGGCGCCAAGGGCGAGTACGACATCGTTCACGGCGGCGACGGCAATGACCGTTTCGAGGTCGATACCCTCAACAGTGTCTATTACGGCGACGGAGGCAACGACACCTTCCTCTCGGTTGGCTTCGACAATTCCTTCAACGGCGGCTCCGGCATCGACACGATCAGCTACGAGATGCAGGACGACTATGCTTCGCAGCGCGGCAAGGGCGTGACCATCGACCTCTTAGGCAAGAAGGCCTCGACAACCAAGGGTCACTATGAAGACCTGATCAGCATCGAGAATGCCACCGGCACCAATGCAGCCGACAATATCACCGGCAGCAACGGCCGTAACGTGCTGAAGGGCCGCGGCGGCAGCGATCTGCTGGAAGGCCTGGGTGGCGATGACGACCTCTGGGGCGGTTCCGGCAATGACGATCTCTATGGTGGCTCGGGGGCCGACATCCTGATCGGCGGCACCGGCAGCGACTACCTGCACGGCGGCAGCGGCACTGATACGTTCGACTTCAATTCGGTGAGCGAAATCGGCCGCGGCACGTCGCGTGATATCATCGCCGACTTCCACCGCTCGGAATATGATGTCGTGGATCTGCACACGATCGACGCCAACACGGGACGCAGCGGCAACCAGGATTTCAGCTTCATCGGTGGCCAGTCCTTCCACAGCAAGGCCGGCGAACTGCGCTTCGCAAGCGGCATCCTCTCAGGCGACACCAACGGCGACGGCCGGGCCGACTTCGAAATCAAGATGAGCGGCGTCACCAAGATGTATGCCGACGACTTCTTCCTTTAA
- a CDS encoding HAD family hydrolase: MSAEKSLEKSRADIRHIVFDIGKVLIHYDPNVPFSRLIPDEADRNWFFANVCTHDWNLEQDRGRDWVEAEELLIARHPDHVENIRAFRKHWNEMVPHAYVESVSIMEGLIAQGHDVTLLTNFASDTFKEAQKLFPFLTLPRGVTVSGDAGVIKPDVAIYELHARTFGLEPSATLFIDDSMPNVVGARTAGWHAVHFTDPQTLKADLTLYGLLA; this comes from the coding sequence ATGAGTGCCGAAAAAAGCCTGGAAAAATCCAGGGCGGACATCCGCCATATCGTCTTCGACATCGGCAAGGTGCTGATCCATTACGACCCCAATGTGCCCTTCAGCCGGCTGATCCCCGATGAGGCAGACCGCAACTGGTTCTTCGCCAATGTCTGCACCCATGACTGGAACCTGGAGCAGGATCGCGGGCGGGACTGGGTGGAAGCCGAGGAGCTGCTGATCGCCAGGCATCCCGATCACGTCGAAAACATCCGCGCCTTTCGCAAGCATTGGAACGAGATGGTGCCGCATGCCTATGTCGAGAGCGTCTCGATAATGGAGGGACTGATTGCGCAGGGTCATGACGTGACGCTGCTGACCAACTTCGCCTCCGACACATTCAAGGAAGCCCAGAAGCTGTTCCCGTTCCTGACCTTGCCCCGCGGCGTCACGGTTTCGGGCGATGCCGGCGTTATCAAGCCCGATGTCGCTATCTATGAGCTGCATGCCCGCACCTTCGGGCTGGAACCTTCAGCGACACTCTTTATCGACGACAGCATGCCCAATGTGGTCGGCGCCCGTACGGCCGGCTGGCATGCCGTTCATTTCACCGACCCGCAGACGTTGAAGGCCGACCTGACGCTCTACGGCCTGCTCGCCTGA